One Bacillus sp. FJAT-52991 genomic region harbors:
- a CDS encoding LysM peptidoglycan-binding domain-containing protein has translation MKKALFTLSTAAVLSTGVVTVAEAAEHHVVKSGETLESISKAYNVELDVLKKMNGLNSDQLYAEQTLKISEEVVEAADSNSPIYVVKEGDTLASIAKLYQMEVDQLKELNELTTTILHPGQQLKVIGEPMPAEQETNQEVEVTPATKSVTSSNVTKPASGTKTYTVQNGDSLYAIAKVYQMSVAQLQELNGLKSTNIYEGQKLIVSGQASSASVSDENEPELSMKAATSTYTVQSGDSLSKIAARYKMSVTQLMQLNGLKSHNIYVGQKLKVSGKPSSTKPPVAKPPSKPPASSGVYIVQSGDSLSKIAAMHKMSVSQLMQLNGLQSHMIYVGQKLKVSGKPSSAKPPVAKPPSKPPASSSTYIVQSGDSLSKIAAMHKMSVTQLMQLNGLTSHTIYVGQKLKVSGQPPTSKPKPKPPTSKPKPPTSSNTYVVKKGDSLSLIAIMFNMSVQQLKQLNGLTSDVIYVGQKLKVTNDGGQPPVVTKPPKPSDDTFSVDRLLAEAKKYIGVPYVWGGAQPSGFDCSGYIYYVFNQAGKKIPRTNTEGYYSRSYFVSNPKPGDLVFFNNTYKKGISHMGIYLGNNQFIQASSSKGITITSLDNPYFKQRFDSFKRFY, from the coding sequence ATGAAAAAAGCCCTATTCACTTTATCGACCGCAGCGGTCCTTTCAACTGGTGTTGTCACAGTTGCAGAAGCAGCAGAACATCATGTAGTCAAGTCTGGGGAAACGCTTGAGAGTATTTCAAAAGCGTATAATGTTGAGTTAGACGTTCTCAAGAAAATGAATGGGTTAAACAGTGACCAATTGTATGCAGAACAAACATTAAAGATTAGCGAAGAGGTTGTGGAGGCTGCCGATTCCAATAGTCCCATTTACGTGGTCAAAGAGGGGGATACACTTGCTTCCATTGCGAAACTTTATCAAATGGAAGTCGATCAGCTGAAAGAACTGAATGAATTAACGACGACAATTCTTCATCCGGGTCAGCAGTTGAAGGTAATAGGTGAACCTATGCCAGCTGAACAAGAAACGAACCAAGAAGTTGAAGTAACTCCAGCAACAAAGTCAGTGACTTCTTCTAATGTAACGAAACCAGCTTCTGGAACGAAAACATACACTGTTCAAAACGGGGATTCACTTTATGCCATTGCTAAAGTTTATCAAATGAGCGTGGCTCAATTGCAAGAGTTGAATGGGTTAAAGTCAACGAATATTTATGAAGGTCAAAAATTAATTGTCAGCGGCCAAGCGTCATCTGCATCGGTTAGTGATGAGAACGAGCCGGAATTATCGATGAAAGCGGCTACATCGACATATACCGTTCAAAGCGGCGATTCATTAAGTAAGATCGCAGCACGTTACAAAATGAGTGTAACGCAGTTAATGCAATTAAACGGCTTGAAGTCACATAATATTTATGTCGGACAAAAGCTAAAGGTGAGCGGGAAACCATCGTCAACGAAACCGCCTGTTGCCAAGCCGCCAAGTAAGCCGCCAGCTTCATCAGGCGTCTACATCGTTCAAAGCGGCGATTCATTAAGCAAGATTGCCGCTATGCACAAAATGAGTGTGTCGCAATTAATGCAATTAAACGGCTTGCAATCTCATATGATTTATGTGGGACAAAAATTAAAAGTGAGTGGGAAACCATCATCAGCGAAACCGCCTGTTGCTAAGCCGCCAAGCAAACCGCCTGCTTCATCTAGTACATATATTGTTCAAAGTGGGGATTCCTTAAGTAAAATCGCCGCTATGCACAAAATGAGTGTAACGCAATTAATGCAATTAAATGGGTTAACTTCGCATACCATTTATGTCGGGCAAAAATTGAAGGTTAGTGGTCAGCCACCAACGTCTAAGCCGAAGCCAAAGCCGCCAACATCAAAGCCGAAGCCACCAACGTCTAGCAATACATATGTAGTAAAAAAAGGGGATTCCTTAAGTTTGATTGCCATTATGTTTAATATGAGTGTGCAGCAATTGAAGCAATTAAATGGCTTAACTTCAGACGTTATTTATGTGGGACAAAAATTAAAAGTTACCAATGATGGAGGACAGCCACCCGTTGTCACGAAGCCGCCAAAGCCATCTGATGATACTTTTTCCGTCGATCGTTTGCTAGCTGAAGCGAAAAAGTATATAGGTGTGCCTTATGTGTGGGGAGGAGCCCAGCCGTCTGGTTTTGATTGTAGTGGATATATTTATTATGTATTTAACCAAGCAGGGAAAAAAATACCAAGAACGAATACCGAGGGATATTATAGCCGCTCTTATTTTGTGTCTAATCCGAAGCCTGGAGACCTTGTTTTCTTTAATAACACCTATAAA